TCGATATCCTTATCCAGCTGGTAATAGGTATCCTGAATTTCACGGGTATAATCCTTGCTCATGATACCCTTGTAATTACCCGCATAATAAGTAATCGCCAGCATGTCCGGACAACTTCGTGTACCGAATGCCCCGTATTCCAGGAACTGCAATGCCAGTCGGTTGATCTCCTTATTAATGAAAGGTGTTGTTTTCAGCTTCGGAAAACAATCCGTTGTCTTTTCGTTAAAGGTATATTTGAACGGAATTTCATCCAGCACATAAGGAAATGCATTATACTTATCCAGTGGGAGGGACGGTGTCCATACCATCTGATCCAGGCGGGCGGACAATGATTCGACCCCATTGTTATAGCGGTCTACATACCAGGGGATACCTTTATAATAGGTGGTTGTTGCCCATTTCCCATTCATGTCGTCCATCCAGAATGCACCGTTGGCTGCATGTCCTGCGGAAAGGATCGCACTTTCAGCATCGGGAGCGATCGCATAGACATCACTTCTTCCTTTGGATGCGATTTTCAGTTCATCTCCGATCGTGGAGCTGAACATCTTTTTGGGAGAATAGTTTTCACGCGTATAATTTCCCAGATAGTCTTTATCGTATAGGACGGAAACTTCTTTTTCGTTGTCGAAATCGTAAAACTTATCTCCGGTCACTCCGTGGAAACAAGGATTACTTCCGGTAAACAAGGTCGCAAAAGCACTTGCTTGGTTGACATCTGTGAATTCAAATTTGATATTGTTATATACCAAACCCTCGTTCATCAACCGTTTGAAACCACGTTCACCGAATGTATTGTAGAAATATTCGATATAATCGCCCCTTAACTGATCGACGGTAATACAAACTACAAGTTTGGGGGTACGTTGTTGTGCCTCCAGGTTTGTGACTACCAGGATCGCGATAAGCGACGTTATTATTTTTCTCATTCGATTCTCCATCTGTTCAAATATGTGCCCGCCATCTGTATATACCGTATCCGGAACGTAGCCAAAGCGTGGCTACAAGCGGGATAAAGGCTATATTTAAGTGTTGTGGGATGAAATACCAACCCGCCAACAGCAGCGTAAGCGCCGCAAAGTTAATAAAATGATAATAATATGCAGCCTTTCTGAACTTTTTTACTGCAAACAAAATAACAGCTATCAGGTCGAAAGGTTGTAACCACACGATCGACCAGTTCGGCCGGACGCAGGGATGAGTCGATATGAAACAGAGGAAAAATAATACCGTACCGGCCACTCCTGCAAGGAAAAAGAGGATGCAGTCCACCAAGCGGAAATAGGTTTTTCTCTGCCATTCGACAAATGTGATCGACAGTACCAGCAGGAAAATAATCATGCTGCATAACATAGGGGTGAACCACTCTTTCGTCGTGTTAGTATCGTTGATCAGCTCTTCCGAAAGTCTGTTTGTCTGTTTTATCAGCTTCCGTTCGCTTCCGTCCGGATTGACAATGGTTGCTTTTTCGAATTCATCTTTCAAGTAAACCGGCAGG
This is a stretch of genomic DNA from Parabacteroides chongii. It encodes these proteins:
- a CDS encoding alkaline phosphatase family protein encodes the protein MRKIITSLIAILVVTNLEAQQRTPKLVVCITVDQLRGDYIEYFYNTFGERGFKRLMNEGLVYNNIKFEFTDVNQASAFATLFTGSNPCFHGVTGDKFYDFDNEKEVSVLYDKDYLGNYTRENYSPKKMFSSTIGDELKIASKGRSDVYAIAPDAESAILSAGHAANGAFWMDDMNGKWATTTYYKGIPWYVDRYNNGVESLSARLDQMVWTPSLPLDKYNAFPYVLDEIPFKYTFNEKTTDCFPKLKTTPFINKEINRLALQFLEYGAFGTRSCPDMLAITYYAGNYKGIMSKDYTREIQDTYYQLDKDIEQLLDAIDKKVGLANTLVVFTGSGYYTSEEEYADGLLINGGEFHPKRCVALLNMYLMAIYGQQSSWVKGFYNNQIYLNRKAIEDAKLSLSEIQNRSAEFLMEFSGVQHVTTDDALRTGAWNEGTVKFRQGTHHLKRGDLIIELQPGWIINNDNPKEKVKIIRNNAVITPLVFIGNGIKPEHIYREVKATEVAPTVTHVLRIRPPNASQSLPLWELTTKK